The sequence ATTCCGGCCCCAAGAAGGGCGCGTAGTGAGTGATACCACCCGGCTTGTGCGCGTATCACCTCGGCGCCAGACACATAAAGACGGGAATCGCTACGGTAGGCTGTCAGGATGACTTGAATGGGGGCCCTTACCCGGCAGCCTGGATAGAGAACAGCACGTGTCGTGTACTAATAGCTCGAATCAGTTTGATTCCGTATAGACTGTCTTCTTTGAACTTGAGCGCACCTCAAAAATCTCGGCTTGGATGTTCCCCGCCATGACCGGCTCCCTCTCTGCCCTGGGAGTGCTGAGGACACCCATTCGGTACAGTGATTCCCGCACGTGGGGGTCTATCTCATCCAGACTTGTGTCGCATTCGATATGAACCAGTATCTGCCTCCATAGGTATTCTGGAGGGGACGAATAGTCTTTAGACAGTGGCGTATATGTTTCAAGATGACAGATGGATGAGCAGAGAAACGACCATCGCTTGTTGAAGGATGATAAATTTTCTGAAGGGTAGATTGAAAAAGATAGGATGATCCTGATGTGCCGCAGTGGTTCGAAGCCTTCAAGACGAAATGTGATGTCGAGTTTTGCAAATTCTTCAGGAGAACAAGTTATGGTCGAATGCCTACGGTGAGTAAATTCTCGGCTGATACCCCAAGGGCCGTCAGCGAGGTGGAGCTGGTTGAGGAATTCTTCACACACTGGGATCTCGTAGCCAGAAATCCCCTGATGTGCGATGGTTGCATTTTTGTCTGCCTCCTCATCATAGCTCTCGTGCCGTTGAGAAAAATAATCTCCCCCCGGCCCGTGACCCTCATCGACAAGTGTTGGGAAAGACGTGTCGCTGGCGGCCTCTGAGTCCCGGTAAGGATTCTGAATACCAGTGGAGATGCCTGATTCTACGCGTGAGCTTTGCTGGGATGAACTTGACATGGAGTGGTAGGGCCAGGAATTTTGTTGAAGGAGAGCCGCGGGACCTTCCTCTGGGCCCTCGTCAAACGATAGTGCTTTTGAGCTGTTTGCATCGGTGTCACTAAGCGCTGCATCACGGGCCTGCTCAGTGTAAGTTGTCATGTCCTCGAAGAACCTCTGTAGGATGAAGTTGTTTGGcgcagcggcggcagcatcTTGTGGGAGTCGAGCCTGCAGTCTAGCAATCTCTTCCAGGATCTGAGCCGTATCCTCTCGTATGGCAGCTGTATCCTGGCGAAGTTCTGTCGTATCGTTTTTGATCTCTTTAGCCAGGTGGCTGAGCTGCACTTAACATTCTGAAGCGGTCGGGGGCATTCATACACTTACAGGGCCAGCATATCGAGAGCAATCTCCAGTGCCGTCTTGTGGGCTTCTAAGCTTGAGCGCAGCTTGTTGATGTCACCCTGCCCATTGATAGCCCAGGTCACTCGGCTCCTAAGCCGACCTTGGTCATACTTTGTGATGCAGCTCTGGATCTCAGTCACAACCAAGTTGCAATTGGCTAGAATAGCCTTGACATGCTGGTTCAGCGTAGTCGGAAACGGCTTGCTCTCATCCGACGCGTCTTCTTGAATAAGCTCCAGAATAGTCTTCAAAGACAGCAGCTCACGTGAGACACTATCCAGATCGCCACGAGCTTCGCGGCAAGTCCGCACAAAGGTGTGGATCGACAAGGACAGGCCTCCGATGGCCGTTATCAAGCCGGCGCAGCCGCTCGCGATGGATATAGGGTCCATCGGGGCGTTGGCATTTCGTCGTCGCGTAATTGAAGCGGGGAAGATGATATCAGGCTGCGCATTTTCAGCTCTTTGCGTGAAGGAGACTTTGGCGTTTGTGAGCGAAGCTCATTGGTAGCTTTGATGTGAGGCTGAATGGCGGCGTCCAGTAGTGGAGATTTGTGTCGAGATAGGCTTTGATTGAATAAGAGTCTTATCGATAAGGCCAGACCTCTCGGGGCGGGTTAAAATTGCAGTGAAGAGGGTTTTTTGGGGCCCCCCAAGTGCCCCACAAGGAGGCAGTGTGTGAGATGCCAGCTGCATATGGTGTTCAAGCCTTGTATCTTTGAGCTGCCATGGTAGGAGTACTTCTCTTGCCAGCAGCTGGACGCGAGAAATAGTGCTCTTTGGAACGAAGTCTAGGGTGGATGTCTCAACAGAAaactccaagaagaagaaaaaaatctAGGTCGTTTCAACTCGTGATGGCAATTCTCAGGCCGCACATTTTCGGCCTTAAATCTCTACCCCATCGGGGCAGTGCTTGGCCGGCTGAACAGCTGAGTCGAGACCCGTCCATGCCAAGAGTTGCAACGAGACAGGTCGTCTGGGGTTACAAATGCAGTGAAGGCGTCTGCACAGAAAACTTCTGGGGTCATGCAGCACCCTCCTCAGCGATTGGCTATCGAGAGTAACCTGTTTCTCGGAGCTGTGGGTAAACGCAAGATTGGCGAACTTGACTTCTGATGCCGTCTGGATGCCAAGGCAGATGCTCACTGCCCTGTTATTCCAAACACCTCTTGGGGCAGACAACACAAGAAAAGCGCACAGCATCATAAAGCATAAGGTGGCTATGTTTATACCTAGATGTTAGGACACGTCTCGCATTTCTATCGCTAAAAGCTCGTTGAAAAAACGTTGCCGTTTGAAGTCGCAACGGCAACCCTCAGGCTGTGCCTTTTCTTGACAGAGACGTGAAGGCAGACTGGGGCGATTGGAAGCACATTTCATTGTTCGCTGAATAGTGGGAGAAGTAGAGATCCACGCCGAGGGTAGTTAGTGACCAGATTTCATTAGATAGATGCCTTTGTCGACAAGGCTCGCGAGGAGGGTTAAAAATGCAGTGAGAATCGGAATCTGAGCTGTGCATGCATCTTAACTGACCACGGGTAAGCGCCGGTAGCCTGGTGCCTCCACTGGCTGAGTGAGCTTTGAGCCAGCTGGCATTCTAAATAGAAGTAGTCGCTTGCGAGAGGTTAATATTGCAGTGAAAAAAACTATCCCCTCGCGTCGGGGGGCACCCCCAGGAGCAGGACTGGCTCATCCATTTGAGATGGACACGACCCTAGTTTTTTGCCTCCGTCCCCTCCAGGTGGCGCCGCCCACCCCCTACAATTCGGCTGGAAGCAGCCCAGGGCACTCACTATCATCAAGTATCTCCTTGACTGCACGAAGGCATCCAACGGGTACTTGCCCCACTGCTAGAGCACTATCAAATGCCGCTGATATCGTAGTTAGATCCTGTTTCCACCTTATTGCACTTGTAGTGAGCGAAGTGGGAGACTAGCCGTGATTGGCCAGGATCCCTGCCTAGTACGGGTTGGATGCCTTCGCGCAGTCAAGGAGATAGGTAGGACTGTTAATCTAACCAAACAACAGCCGTTACCAAACGCCCCGTAAAAAAACGCCACCATTTGCAACACGTTGACGGCAATCTTCGGCATCCGTTCCTGTACCTAGCGCTTAAGCTTCCCCCAGCTCCGAGAAACTGCTGACCGGTCCGTCTGCCGAAGGTCCGGGGCGGAGGACGGGGTAATCTACCGGGGGATCCACCCGGGCGGAGAGCTTGCGCGTAGGCTTACCGTGATTGAGGCACCCGAAAACTCACGGCATTTCTCGGCGGTGTGGGAAATTGAGGAGTCGGACGTGCCGAAAGAGATGTTTTCTGATATTTCTAGCAGGGTATTGCTCATAAGACGGACTGGTGGGATTGCTGATCAAAGAGCCAAGACTCTTCGCCGTGAGACATTGTTTGGTGGAAAGTCATGTGACCGGCCTTGGTCATAAAACTCCGTGATTGTCCGTGTCTGCTATCCCGTCATCCCCGATTAGCGGCATCACGTCCACTCCGTGCCAATACCTCCAGGACAAACTGCTCGCTCAAACACGATCAAACAGCACGATTAAGTCTCCTTTTCTGGGATTCATGCCATTTTTGTATGAAATCGCATCAACCATGGTATCTACACGCTTACCACAAATGCATGGCTTACCTCTGGGGCGTGTGGATCCCGGGACTGCATCCGCCATCTCCTCGATGCCGGGCATGCATCCGAGATCTTCTCCACACCCCGAGAATGCACCGAGTTGACCGATGTATACTTGGGGCTGCTATATTAGACGGGTAGCTCTGTCTGCTTGACATCTGCTGTAGTCAGTCTAACCATGATCCATCAGACTTACAACAGGAGTAAGACACCTCGCATCACACCAAGTTCACCACTAACTCCCCAGTGTCTGCAAACCTTGTCCCCctcaccatcgtcaagggCGCTGGCCACGAGTTCATCCCCCTTCCCCAGGGAGAGAACGCCACCACTGCCGACTTTCACTCGATCCGAACCAAGACGACCGACTCTCCCACCCACCTGACCTCGGGCTTCTACAAGATTGTCGCTGGCAAGGCGCGACCTGCTCACTATACCTTTGAGGAGACCAAGTACATCCTCAGCGGTCAGATTGACATTCTGGTATGTCAGAGCTACAGAAGTCGTTCTTGACACTCATACTGACCACGTCAAAGGACGAGGCCACCGGCATCACCCACCACCTTGTCCCTGGTGactttgccttcttccacGTCGGCTCCAAGGTCCAGGTATGTCTTTGTACACACAATATCACTCTATAGATGTGTCACTGACATTTCACGTCTAGTTCTCCACCAAGTCCGAGGGCCTCGCCTTCTACGCCGTGACTCGACCCGTCCGAACTCCCCACCCCAACCTACAGGGTCGTGAGGAGAGCACCAAGTCCCGCCTGTAAAACAACAAAAGCGTGTCTGTCTTCAATAACAATGAGTAAATAGTAATGACCAACAGTGGATGCAATCCACATTATGCCGAGTGACTAGGTCACGGCAAACAACATCAACTTGACTCGTCCAATTCATTGTTTCTGCTTGTGCTTGATGCCAATGACATTCCTATTTTTCTGCTTCCTGTTTTCTTTTAGAAGAATTCGACAACTCGTATTTGACGACAAGGTTCTGCTCCACAACATTTGAATgcttcatctccaaggcCATTGGGCCCTGACTTAAAGTAATAGAGTGTGCTGCTGACTCGCCAGTCTTAGGACTCCATTGATAGACTCTCGACAGCTTCAGTTCGCCAGACTTGACCCGTTCACTTTCTCCCAGGACTGCACCACTCGGCCATGCAGCTCAGTGGGTGCAAGTCCCATCTCTTGACGGCCCTGTCTCATTCTCGCATTGTACACTGTATCCTCCTTGGGGCGATAGCCCAATGACTGTTCAATCCTTCTGTCAATCAGCCTCAAGGTGAAGGCTAGAAATCCAATGGGCACATTGGCTATGGCAATAGTGAACCTGATAGGTGACAGGAGCAGCGTCATGAAAGTATTTGTCCAGGGATTGATCTCTTTGATTGGCGCCAGAAGCAGCAATGACAGCATCTCGGGATAAGAGTAGGCCCAGAGATTGCTGTCAAACTGTTGGCGATGAATACCGCCGAGTTTGAATGTGAGATATTCCGCAATGTTATAAACTCCGTAAGAGGCTTGGTGTAGAAAACCGACAGGTGCTGGATACTGATTAGCAGAGTCATTCACGATGGATTTGGATTACTTACCTTCAGCAACATGAACCACCCGCTTCAACAATTCCACGGCTCCTTGGGTAGTTCCCAGGCCTCGGAATGCCCCGAAGAGGGACAAAACTCGGCCTCCAAGCAGGGCGATTCCGCTGAAAATTCCCGAGATGGGATCTCCGGGCGCTTTAAGATCTGGCAACTCGACATGTCGTATCAAGCTCAGGTCTGTCTGCTGGATCAGGGAATCGGTAACAAGAATGCTCGCAGCCATCGCTGACAGTTTGACGTCAGATGGCTTGTGTTTCCAGACCGCTACACGGTCAGGCAATAGATCGCAATATCCCTCGGCATACGCCTGTTGAAAGGTGTTCAAAGCAGATCTGGCAAACTTGAATTGACCGGGCTCTTCTTTAGATATCTGGTCTGCCATCAACTTGACATGTTGTCCAATCTCAGGTGAGAGTGCTTCTTGAACTCTCGTGGCGACCAGGTCCGAGTTGATACCTTGGAGAGGAATCGGCTCTGGACTACACCCGGCTTGGAACACCCGGTGAGACCAAAACGGCTGATCTCCAGCAATGGGAATCATGATGATAGGCTTTCCAAACTTGAGCGCCAGTGAAAACGTTCCAGCTCCCATGTGAATGACGACGGCCGCGACTCTAGGGAAGAGCCAATGATGCGGTATCTCCTCAACGATAAAGATGTCATCTCTCTGGAATAGGCTAGAGTCTATGCCACACCACCCCTTTGCAAAGATGATACGACGTCCAGATTTGGCGATGCCATCAAAGACAGCTTGGAGAACTTGTTCCGTGTTTGGAAACGACATGCTCCCAAACCCGACATAGATCGGCTCGTCTCCGCTCTCGAGCCATTTGGTTAACTCAGTGGGCGGAGTGTACGGTTCCGGGTCTGAAAACACAAAGCCAGCGGTTTCAATCTCATCACCCCAGTCGGCAGGGCTtgggagaagatggggagACCAAAGGTTGGTGCAAGGCAATCGAAAGCGAAAGAATTGGCTGGTCCACCATAAGGGGGAGAATGCTTCAAGGCCCATGGTATCAACCCGAAGTCGGTTGAAACCAGAATTCAGCATGAGAAGAAAACTATATGCAAATAGTCAGCGGGGAATGCATTACAGGTTACTTCAGTTTCTTACGCCAAGTCCTTCAACCACCACGAGAGCACATTCCTGACAACCGAATCGCTTGTGGCAGAGCTCTCCGCTTGTGAATGTGGCAGGTACTTTGAGTATATTCGAGGATTGTTCGCCTGAAGATGAATAGGAATACCCATTCTGGCGGCAGCAGAGCTGTGGACAAAGGTCGTCATAGTCGCAATGATGGCATCCGCAACAAACGGCTCTGGTGACGGTTCCTCAGGCATGCCAGCAGGATCATCAATACAAGCCCCCCAGAATCGTTGGCCCATCTCAAAGAACTCATCCTGAATCTGGGGTAAAAGCTTGCGCATTCCTGCAGCGCCAAGGCTTCTTCGGAATATCATCTCCCTCGGGTTGGCTCGTCCGAGGGAGTAGAACTCTATGCCAGCGGCCTGGACGAGAGGTCGATGACGCTCATGTGTGACGTATCTCACacgatggccatgatgaaccTGCAACACTTTGGCGATTTCTAGAGTTGGTTCGAGGTCGCCGCGACTGCCAAAGCCCATGATGACAATGTTGAGGTTGGGCATGTTGGTGAGGGCATCCCCACCTGAGGGTTCGGGGGCTGGGCTCTCCATGGGTGGCGTACGCCTTTCCTCTGAGTAGATCCTTCAAGGGGATGAGTAGGCACACTAAGTTGAAGCCCTTTATCAACTGGCGATAATCCAAACTCGGGGCCCGCGGACGAAGTTGAGTCGAAACACGTCTGGGGTTGTTGATGTCTCCGTCAGCACTAGCTGGATTGGGAAGATTCCGCGGACGACGTGTTGCAGTCGCTAAGAGGATCAAGCAACGAACCACTGAGAAGCCAAGGATTGTAAAATAGGAATCCAGAGGGATGGATCGCTTCATTGTTAAAACATGGGTCCTAGAAAATCTGGTCGTACATCGCTGGAATAGGCAAGTTAAGCACATTTTGTTGAAGGACCTACGCATTGCATTTTAAAAGCCTCAATGGAGAACAAGTAACGACGAGAAGTAAGAACAGCATCTCATTGTGAACTCGGCGAGGCCCTCAAAACAAACCATCAGTGATAATAACAAAGAACGCAGTTGTTTCATGATAACCTATCCTATTCTACTCCCATACGCAAGCATTAAAGCCCCCAAGATCAGATAATCGTGATGTCGCCCTTCACGGAATGCGCAAACAACTGAGCCTGTGGTCCTCAAACGTCCAAACACGCAAGCCTCTCATTTCTCCTGGGCTCTGTTTTGGACTCCGCTAACACGAGATATGAAGACCTACGAATGAGTAGTGGGAATTGCCCAGACGCctcctcaatctcatccCGCAGCGAGAGACCAGAAGATGTGTTTTCGACATCGTCCTTGGCTTTCCGTTCAATCCGCCGTGGTGGACTGACACCCACTATCATGGCTCCGTTGATAGGCATAAAGCTGTCAATTATCAAGGTATGTAAGAACGACAGCAAGTCAAGGCTAATAGTTAGCAGAATCCCATCTTAAACTCTCGCCAAGAATGAAGTCTGCTTACACATAAAGTCAAACTCACCGCTGTCTTCCGTCTCCTCGGTCCCATATAACCCATCCAGAGACTTCCTAAACTCAAATCCCGGTTTATGGTCGTACACGAACCAATGGCCCTGCCTTGCCTCGCACTTGATTCTCCGAGACTCAAGAAACTGCATGAATCGGCCAGAGGGAAAGCGGCCTGTTGGCAAAGGACAAGCCTTGTATGGCCTCGCTACTTCGTCAAGCAGGCAAAAGGGGGGCAGAagcttaaagaaaaagagcgGTCACGGTTCTTTATTCGTGCATTTTTTTTGCGGTGGCTCATTCACATGCTCTGCGTGCACTTCTATTACAGCTTGGAACCTGCCTGGCCTTGCCATAACCTCTCGCATCTCTTTCACAGCTTCACGTTTTCAATATGAAAAATGTTGGCATAACTTCAGACGTAAAACTGAGAACTAAACCCTGAAACATTAATAACTTTGTCTGCTGGGAGAACTGATGTC comes from Fusarium falciforme chromosome 11, complete sequence and encodes:
- a CDS encoding Glyco-transf-28 domain-containing protein, with the translated sequence MESPAPEPSGGDALTNMPNLNIVIMGFGSRGDLEPTLEIAKVLQVHHGHRVRYVTHERHRPLVQAAGIEFYSLGRANPREMIFRRSLGAAGMRKLLPQIQDEFFEMGQRFWGACIDDPAGMPEEPSPEPFVADAIIATMTTFVHSSAAARMGIPIHLQANNPRIYSKYLPHSQAESSATSDSVVRNVLSWWLKDLAFLLMLNSGFNRLRVDTMGLEAFSPLWWTSQFFRFRLPCTNLWSPHLLPSPADWGDEIETAGFVFSDPEPYTPPTELTKWLESGDEPIYVGFGSMSFPNTEQVLQAVFDGIAKSGRRIIFAKGWCGIDSSLFQRDDIFIVEEIPHHWLFPRVAAVVIHMGAGTFSLALKFGKPIIMIPIAGDQPFWSHRVFQAGCSPEPIPLQGINSDLVATRVQEALSPEIGQHVKLMADQISKEEPGQFKFARSALNTFQQAYAEGYCDLLPDRVAVWKHKPSDVKLSAMAASILVTDSLIQQTDLSLIRHVELPDLKAPGDPISGIFSGIALLGGRVLSLFGAFRGLGTTQGAVELLKRVVHVAEAPVGFLHQASYGVYNIAEYLTFKLGGIHRQQFDSNLWAYSYPEMLSLLLLAPIKEINPWTNTFMTLLLSPIRFTIAIANVPIGFLAFTLRLIDRRIEQSLGYRPKEDTVYNARMRQGRQEMGLAPTELHGRVVQSWEKVNGSSLAN